From the Aquirufa lenticrescens genome, the window CGTCATACCAATTTTCAGATGATTCTTTGAATAAACTACAAAGTAATTGGCAAGCAGAACTAGATGAGGTTGACTTTGACGATTATGAAGAACCAGATTACGACCCTTATTCCGATTGGGAAAGAGATTCATTTGATGCATTAACTGATGGTCAATGTGGAAGCTATGATGATTTTAATGAAAATGGGGGGGATTGGGATACTATGAT encodes:
- a CDS encoding exodeoxyribonuclease X C-terminal domain-containing protein translates to MKNYELNSIFTFGKYKGSSLQQVYGQNPSYIEWCILNLEHFNIEEDVFYELQSLNSSYQFSDDSLNKLQSNWQAELDEVDFDDYEEPDYDPYSDWERDSFDALTDGQCGSYDDFNENGGDWDTMMAGMGH